Genomic DNA from Desulfonema ishimotonii:
CGGATCACCGGTAATGGCCCACCGGGAAGACTGCCCCAGATAGGAGCGGAACACCAGTGCCATCCTGTGTTTCGGATCTTTTTCCGCCCGCACGTTCTGCTGCGGATCCCGCTGTTCAAAAAAGGACCGTGTCGCCTGCCATGCCACCTCAAAGCCGCATTTCAGATAATCCCGCTCCACCATGGCCCGCTGGGCCTGGGGAATGTCTTCATAAGCGTCATACTGCTTGTACAGCTCGTACAGTTTGGCCCCGCGCATGGCGAACATGGTTCCCCGTTTCAGCACCTGTACTTTCACCCCCATTTCAAACATGTCGGCAGCAGGGGCCATCACCACATCGGCCTGCCGGGCTTCGGCCAGCATTTTGCGGACGGTTTCCGAGGTTCCGGCCTCTGTGCAGGACTGGTTCACCGACCCGGTCACCACATAGGCCGCGCCCATGGCAAATGCTGCCGCCGCAGATTCAGGGGTGGCCACGCCGCCGCCCAGCCCCACGCAGATGGGCCGCGCATACTGATACTTCGCCATCATTCTGTCCCGGAGGGCCGTCATGGTGGGAAAAAGCGCCAAGGCAGGCCGGTTGTCCGTGTGCCCGCCCGAATCGGCCTCGGCCGTCAGATCTTCGGCCACGGGCACTGATCCGGCCAGCTCGGCCTCGGTTTCTGTGATTTTTCCCTGAGCCACCAGCTCCCGCAGCAGCTTTTCCGGGGCCGGGGAAAAAAATTTTTCCGCCACCTCCGCCCGTGACACCTTGGCCACCACCCTGTTGGGACAGACGATATTGCCCTGGTCATCCCGGTGAATGCCCCTGACCCGGTAATACACCAGCGGGGCCGTCAGGGTGAGATAGGCTGACGCGCTCACCAGCCGGACCCCCCGTCTCAGGTAAAGATCCACGGTCGCCGCCTCATGGGCCGGATCATAGGGGCTGTGGATCAGGTTGAACCCGTAGGGCAGCCCGCCGGGCTGGGCCTGCAACTCGCTGATCGCGGCCTCAATCCGCTCCAGGGAAAGCCCTGCCGCGCCGAAAAAACCGATCATCCCGGCCTTTCCGGCCTCGGCCACCATCTCCGCCGAGGTGATGCCGTTGGCCATTGCCCCGGCCACATAGGCGTATTTGAGACTATGGGTTTCTTTGAAAAGCGGGTCTCCCAGGTCTTCGGGGTGAATCGGCGGAACATAGGCGTGCAAGGGAAAGTGTTTTTCTGCGGCAGGGGGCGTCGGCCCCATGCCCATGGTTCCGCCCTGTCCCACGGCGAGACAGCCGTTCTGCTGAACCAGGAACAGCGGAGCGCTGACCCGGAGAATGGCCTGATGAAGCGCCGGTGAACCGTGTTCGGGCGGCGTTCCTCCCGGAACCCACCAGCCCGGTATTGTCCTGTTCTGTATGGATGACTGCAATGTTATAATTCCCGGAATCTGAATAATTGATCAACATGTACTGTGCCATGCCGGACCGGGCAGCATCTGACGCATGGCCTGTTCCTTTTCCGGCATGATGTCACCAGTGACACCTGGTCCTTTTGAACGAAACAGACGGCTGCAGGAACATGTCCATCGGTTTCAGAACGATAAGGGTAAAAAAAAACCTGTATTTTGCTAAAAATGTTTAATTTAAATAAATTGGTATGATGTGTCAAGAACGATCCGTCACCGCGTTGATGCCGTCCGGTTTCTGTTACCAACAGCATTCGGGTGTAAGTGAGAGGAAGTCGGATGAGATGAAAAAATCGGATTGCCGACGGCATTCGCAGAGCCAGCCTCCGCTTTTCCCCGGAGATCAGATCCGGCAGATACATTTCAGCCCGTTTTGAAGCTGTTATCGGGACAGCCATGTATATCAGGTTTTTAAGACATAATTTCATAAGCTTATTTCAAATCACCTTTACCCGGAATAATCGCTTTTAAAAAGAAAAATCAAAATTTTTTTGAATATTTTTTCTGTTTTCTTGACTATTGCATAAATATGGGGTGTTATAAACATCAGGCTTTAAAGATTTTTCTCATGAAATCCGATTTCAGAGTCTGATGCGCCGAAGTATTTTCTGTCATCTGCCGGAACGGCAATAACGGTATTTACGGCTTTTTGCAAACCCGTCAGGCGGCTTGAATGTCAAAGCCCCTGCGCACTGTGGATTTTCCGGTTTGGTTCGTTTCTCCTTATATCTGCCATATTTTCACGTAACGAATCAAACATTCAAATGATACCTTCAAGGAGAAAACCGAATGGATTTAAATGAATATTGCCCACACAAAGTCGTGAGCGCTGAAAAGGCCATATCGAAGATCAAGCGGGGAAGCCGCGTCTTTATCGGGACGGGGTGCGGGGAGCCGCAGCATCTGATCCGAAGCATGGTCAGTGACATGAATATGCAGGACATTATGATTTACCAGATGCTCTCCTCGACCCTCTCCGAATATGTTGAAGACGAGTTTTTTCTCAGGCGCTTTTCACTGAAAATCTTTTTTATCAGCCGATCCATGCGCAAGGCGGCAGCCGAAGGCAAAATCGACTACATCCCCACCTACCTTTCACAGATCCCGACCCTTTTCTACAGCCAGCGCATCGGCCTGGATGTGGCGCTGATACAGGTCAGTCCGCCCGACAAGTTCGGATATTGCAGCCTCGGCATATCGGTTGACATCACCCGCGCAGGCATGGAGAGTGCCAAAATGCTCATCGCCCAGGTCAATCCCAGATTGCCCAAAACCTGGGGGGACAGTTTTATTCATGTGGACGACATCGACTACCTGGTATCCCATGAGGAGTCCGTCGTTGAATCGCCTCCCCAGTGGAGAGAGGATGAGGTGACCCGCCGGATCGGGATGTATGTGGCCCAGGTCGTGGATGATGAATCCACCATTCAGGTGGGATTCGGACACCTGCCCAATGCGGTGCTGCAATATCTGGACAAAAAGAAAGACCTCGGCATTCACACCCAGGTCATCACCGACGGCCTCCTGCCGCTGTTGAAAAAAAAGGTCATCACCAACAAGAAAAAAAGCCTGCTGGCCGGCCGGGTGGTGGCTTCCCTGTGCATGGGGTCTCAGGAACTGTATGACTTCGTCCACAACAATCCCATGTTCTATTTCCGGTCGTCGGACTATGTCAACGATCCCACGGTCATCGCCCGGAATGATAACCTTATTTCCATCAGTTCGGCCCTGGAGGTGGATCTGACCGGACAGGTCTGTTCCGATTCCATGGGCAATCTGTTTTACAGCGGTATCGGCGATCAGGTGGACTTCCTCCGGGGAAGTGCCATGTCCAAAGGCGGTTTCTCCATCGTGGCCCTTCCCTCCACGGCCCGGAACGGCAAAGTCTCGCGCATTGTGCCCAGCCTCAGCGAGGGGGCGGGCGTGGCAACGACCCGTGCGGATGTGGACATCGTCATCACCGAATACGGTATTGCGGAACTTCAGGGCAAAAGCATCTACCAGCGGGTCATGGAGCTGGCCCAGATCGCCCACCCCAAATTCCGGGAAGAGCTGATCGAGCAGGCCAAACAGCGCAATTATATCTTTGCAGATCAGCTTCCGCCCTCTACGGAAGACCTGAGCTTCCTGGAGGGCTACAAATCAACGGTTGATCTCTCCAACGGCAAAACCGCGCTGTTCCGGCCGCTGTTCCCTTCAGACGAATTTGCCTACCGGAATTTCTTCTACTCGCTT
This window encodes:
- a CDS encoding bifunctional acetyl-CoA hydrolase/transferase family protein/GNAT family N-acetyltransferase → MDLNEYCPHKVVSAEKAISKIKRGSRVFIGTGCGEPQHLIRSMVSDMNMQDIMIYQMLSSTLSEYVEDEFFLRRFSLKIFFISRSMRKAAAEGKIDYIPTYLSQIPTLFYSQRIGLDVALIQVSPPDKFGYCSLGISVDITRAGMESAKMLIAQVNPRLPKTWGDSFIHVDDIDYLVSHEESVVESPPQWREDEVTRRIGMYVAQVVDDESTIQVGFGHLPNAVLQYLDKKKDLGIHTQVITDGLLPLLKKKVITNKKKSLLAGRVVASLCMGSQELYDFVHNNPMFYFRSSDYVNDPTVIARNDNLISISSALEVDLTGQVCSDSMGNLFYSGIGDQVDFLRGSAMSKGGFSIVALPSTARNGKVSRIVPSLSEGAGVATTRADVDIVITEYGIAELQGKSIYQRVMELAQIAHPKFREELIEQAKQRNYIFADQLPPSTEDLSFLEGYKSTVDLSNGKTALFRPLFPSDEFAYRNFFYSLQEKTIYYRFFYKMKIFSHEVVQKQYASVDYTRNMSFIGLVQSRRHQELIAIGSYAEGDDDRAEVAFVVREDYQGMGIASYILEQLEMIARDNDYKGFIATTLRENAPMIHVFKKRYPNAKVISSTGDVMLLMDFDDPDKPEAAAREPIV
- a CDS encoding PfaD family polyunsaturated fatty acid/polyketide biosynthesis protein, which gives rise to MQSSIQNRTIPGWWVPGGTPPEHGSPALHQAILRVSAPLFLVQQNGCLAVGQGGTMGMGPTPPAAEKHFPLHAYVPPIHPEDLGDPLFKETHSLKYAYVAGAMANGITSAEMVAEAGKAGMIGFFGAAGLSLERIEAAISELQAQPGGLPYGFNLIHSPYDPAHEAATVDLYLRRGVRLVSASAYLTLTAPLVYYRVRGIHRDDQGNIVCPNRVVAKVSRAEVAEKFFSPAPEKLLRELVAQGKITETEAELAGSVPVAEDLTAEADSGGHTDNRPALALFPTMTALRDRMMAKYQYARPICVGLGGGVATPESAAAAFAMGAAYVVTGSVNQSCTEAGTSETVRKMLAEARQADVVMAPAADMFEMGVKVQVLKRGTMFAMRGAKLYELYKQYDAYEDIPQAQRAMVERDYLKCGFEVAWQATRSFFEQRDPQQNVRAEKDPKHRMALVFRSYLGQSSRWAITGDPGRAIDYQIWCGPAMGAFNEWVRGTFLEKPENRKTVTVAMNLLMGAAVVTRANWLRNQGVSLPAGAGQYAPMTLPEIGNLLAQ